A DNA window from Pseudomonas sp. GD03919 contains the following coding sequences:
- a CDS encoding ion transporter, which produces MENRQSWRQRIYIIIFETSTPAAQRFDNWLLVTILASLIVVMLDSIEHFHNQYADVFGALEWFFTALFAIEYGLRLYSSPKPMRYAFSFFGLVDLLAVLPAILALMFADAQYLMIVRVIRMIRIFRVLKLRQYLTQANFLLVALRGSKQKIVVFLVSVSTLVTVYGALMYVIEGPANGFTSIPTGIYWAVVTLTTVGFGDITPQTPVGQMLATLVMITGYSIIAVPTGIFTAELANAMRQDGLMEHDCPHCRKNRHEHSAAFCSRCGGPLFSRQTGTSSPTPDAPETD; this is translated from the coding sequence ATGGAAAACCGGCAGAGCTGGCGTCAACGCATCTACATCATCATCTTCGAAACCAGCACGCCCGCAGCGCAGCGCTTCGACAACTGGCTGCTGGTGACCATCCTCGCCAGCTTGATAGTAGTGATGCTCGACAGCATCGAGCACTTCCACAACCAGTACGCCGATGTGTTCGGCGCGCTGGAGTGGTTCTTCACCGCGCTATTCGCCATCGAGTACGGCTTGCGCCTGTACAGCTCGCCCAAGCCTATGCGCTATGCCTTCAGTTTCTTCGGCCTGGTGGACCTGCTGGCGGTGCTGCCGGCCATCCTGGCGTTGATGTTCGCCGATGCGCAGTACCTGATGATCGTCCGCGTCATCCGCATGATCCGCATCTTCCGTGTGCTCAAGCTGCGCCAGTACCTGACCCAGGCCAACTTCCTGCTGGTGGCGCTGCGCGGCAGCAAGCAGAAGATCGTGGTGTTTCTGGTGAGCGTCTCGACCCTGGTCACCGTTTATGGCGCGCTGATGTACGTGATCGAAGGGCCTGCCAACGGCTTCACCAGCATTCCCACCGGTATCTATTGGGCGGTGGTGACGCTGACCACCGTGGGTTTCGGCGACATCACCCCGCAAACACCCGTAGGCCAGATGCTCGCTACGCTGGTGATGATCACCGGCTACTCGATCATCGCCGTGCCCACCGGCATTTTCACCGCCGAACTGGCCAACGCCATGCGCCAGGACGGGCTGATGGAGCACGACTGCCCGCATTGTCGGAAGAACCGTCACGAGCACAGTGCGGCGTTCTGCAGTCGCTGCGGTGGACCATTGTTCAGCCGGCAGACGGGCACTTCATCGCCGACACCGGACGCACCTGAAACAGACTGA
- a CDS encoding SLC13 family permease → MAVTTNESTAPAKAAWIGLILGPLLLLACLVTEPPSGLSSTAWATIGLALLMATWWSTEAIPIPATSLLPILLIPALGIDSLNAATAPYANPTIYLFLGGFILGLAMERWNLHKRIALMTLLAMGSKPSRQIAGFMMATAFLSMWVSNTATTIMMLPIGLSVIAMLTGENKTSETDRERFATALLLAIAYAASLGGIATLIGTPPNALLAAFLADNYDVQIGFGQWMLLGVPVSAMMLIFTWWWLTRGGFNLSGHDSTQLIRSELAELGPLSRGEKLVALVFVVTALAWIFQPLIADWVSGVNDTSIAIAAALALFIIPVDTKKRVFLMNWESAGKLPWGVLLLFGGGLSLAGVIRSSGLAEWIAQSLGALGAMPVIAIVGVVVLVIIFLTEITSNTATAAAFLPLLGALAVAQGMPAELLAIPAAIAASCAFMMPVATPPNAIVFGTGHMKIQSMIKAGFALNLFGVVVVTLACYLLVGLIWAH, encoded by the coding sequence ATGGCCGTTACCACCAATGAATCCACGGCACCTGCCAAGGCCGCCTGGATTGGCCTGATCTTGGGCCCCTTGCTACTGCTCGCCTGCCTGGTTACCGAACCGCCCAGCGGCCTTTCCAGCACAGCCTGGGCCACCATTGGCCTGGCCTTGCTGATGGCAACCTGGTGGTCGACCGAGGCCATCCCGATTCCGGCCACCTCGCTGTTGCCAATCCTGTTAATCCCGGCGCTGGGCATCGACAGCCTCAACGCCGCGACCGCGCCCTATGCCAATCCGACCATCTACCTGTTCCTCGGTGGCTTCATCCTGGGCCTGGCCATGGAGCGCTGGAACCTGCACAAGCGCATCGCCCTGATGACGCTGCTGGCCATGGGCAGCAAGCCGAGCAGGCAGATCGCCGGTTTCATGATGGCCACTGCCTTTCTCAGCATGTGGGTGAGCAATACCGCCACCACCATCATGATGCTGCCCATCGGCCTGTCGGTGATCGCCATGCTCACCGGTGAAAATAAAACCAGCGAGACCGACCGTGAGCGCTTCGCCACCGCCCTGCTGTTGGCGATTGCCTATGCAGCAAGCCTGGGGGGGATCGCCACGTTGATCGGCACACCGCCCAATGCGCTGCTGGCCGCCTTCCTGGCCGACAACTACGACGTACAGATCGGTTTTGGTCAGTGGATGCTGCTGGGCGTACCGGTATCCGCGATGATGCTGATCTTTACCTGGTGGTGGCTGACCCGTGGCGGCTTCAACCTCAGCGGGCATGACAGCACTCAACTGATCCGCAGCGAGCTGGCCGAGCTGGGCCCGCTGAGCCGGGGTGAGAAGCTGGTGGCACTGGTGTTCGTGGTCACGGCACTGGCCTGGATATTCCAGCCGCTGATTGCCGACTGGGTATCGGGCGTAAACGACACCAGCATCGCCATCGCCGCAGCACTGGCGCTGTTCATCATCCCGGTAGACACCAAGAAACGCGTATTCCTGATGAACTGGGAAAGCGCCGGCAAACTGCCATGGGGTGTATTGCTGCTGTTCGGTGGTGGCTTGTCGCTGGCCGGCGTGATCCGCAGCTCCGGCCTGGCCGAGTGGATTGCACAGAGTCTCGGCGCATTGGGTGCCATGCCCGTGATCGCGATAGTCGGCGTGGTGGTGCTGGTGATCATCTTCCTCACTGAAATCACCTCCAACACGGCGACTGCCGCCGCCTTCCTGCCGCTGCTGGGTGCGCTGGCCGTGGCTCAGGGGATGCCGGCCGAGCTGCTGGCGATTCCGGCCGCCATCGCCGCCAGCTGCGCCTTCATGATGCCGGTGGCGACACCACCGAACGCCATCGTGTTCGGTACCGGGCATATGAAGATACAGTCGATGATCAAGGCCGGCTTCGCCCTCAACCTGTTCGGCGTGGTGGTCGTCACGCTGGCCTGCTACCTGCTGGTGGGTTTGATCTGGGCGCATTGA
- a CDS encoding heme lyase CcmF/NrfE family subunit: MIPELGHLAMILALCLCLVQATLPLIGAWRGDHQWMSLAQPAAWGQFAFLLFSFICLTYAFMVDDFSVAYVANNSNTALPWYYKFSAVWGAHEGSLLLWALIMAGWTFAVAIFSRHLPEEMLARVLAVMGMISIGFLLFMIITSNPFERLLPNAPADGRDLNPLLQDFGLILHPPMLYMGYVGFSVAFAFAIAALLGGKLDAAWARWSRPWTTVAWAFLGIGIALGSWWAYYELGWGGWWFWDPVENASFMPWLVGTALIHSLAVTEKRGVFKSWTVLLAIAAFSLSLLGTFLVRSGVLTSVHAFATDPERGVFILAFLLVVVGGSLALFALRAPVVKSRVGFSLWSRETLLLVNNIVLVVSAAMILLGTLYPLVLDALTGAKLSVGPPYFNALFLPLMALLMAVISVGVLVRWKDTPVKWLAGMLAPVLVASVVLAVIATFLHGDFHWAVLAVCLLAFWVILAGARDILDKTRHKGLLKGLTALGRSYWGMQIAHLGFAVCAVGVVLTSLGSYERDLRMAPGDSVELGGYRFQFDGAVHHEGPNFTSDKGTVRVFDGERQIKVLHPEKRLYTVQQTTMTEAGIDAGFTRDLFVALGEPLEQGAWAVRIHIKPFVRWIWLGGLLMALGGFLAAADKRYRIKVRTRVREALSMQEASA; this comes from the coding sequence ATGATTCCCGAGCTCGGCCATCTGGCGATGATTCTGGCGCTGTGCCTGTGCCTGGTACAGGCGACGCTACCGCTGATCGGTGCCTGGCGCGGTGACCACCAATGGATGAGCCTGGCGCAGCCGGCTGCCTGGGGTCAGTTCGCCTTTCTGTTGTTTTCCTTCATCTGTCTGACCTATGCATTCATGGTCGACGATTTCTCCGTCGCCTACGTGGCCAACAACTCCAATACGGCACTGCCCTGGTACTACAAGTTCAGCGCGGTATGGGGCGCGCACGAAGGCTCTCTGCTGCTGTGGGCGCTGATTATGGCTGGCTGGACCTTCGCCGTGGCGATCTTCTCGCGCCACCTGCCGGAGGAGATGCTGGCCCGCGTACTGGCAGTGATGGGCATGATCAGCATTGGTTTTTTGCTGTTTATGATCATCACCTCCAACCCCTTCGAGCGCCTGCTGCCGAATGCGCCAGCTGACGGCCGCGATCTCAACCCGCTGCTGCAGGATTTCGGTCTGATCCTCCATCCGCCGATGCTGTATATGGGCTACGTCGGTTTCTCGGTGGCCTTTGCCTTCGCCATCGCCGCATTGCTCGGCGGCAAGCTCGATGCTGCCTGGGCGCGCTGGTCGCGGCCCTGGACTACCGTTGCCTGGGCTTTCCTTGGTATCGGTATCGCCCTGGGTTCCTGGTGGGCTTACTACGAGCTCGGCTGGGGCGGCTGGTGGTTCTGGGATCCGGTAGAGAACGCCTCCTTCATGCCCTGGCTGGTGGGTACTGCGCTGATTCACTCGCTGGCAGTCACCGAGAAGCGTGGCGTGTTCAAGAGCTGGACGGTGCTGCTGGCCATCGCCGCCTTCTCCCTCAGCCTGCTCGGCACCTTCTTGGTTCGCTCGGGCGTGCTCACCTCGGTGCATGCCTTCGCCACCGACCCTGAACGCGGCGTGTTCATCCTCGCCTTCCTGCTGGTGGTGGTCGGTGGTTCACTGGCGCTGTTCGCCCTGCGCGCGCCAGTGGTCAAGAGCCGTGTCGGCTTCAGCCTGTGGTCGCGTGAGACGCTGCTGCTGGTCAACAACATCGTGCTGGTGGTGTCGGCAGCGATGATTCTGCTTGGCACGTTGTATCCGCTGGTGCTCGATGCCCTGACTGGCGCCAAGCTGTCGGTCGGCCCGCCTTATTTCAATGCGCTGTTCCTGCCTTTGATGGCACTGTTGATGGCGGTCATCAGCGTTGGCGTACTGGTGCGCTGGAAGGATACGCCGGTGAAATGGCTGGCTGGCATGCTGGCACCGGTGCTGGTGGCCAGCGTGGTGCTGGCGGTGATCGCGACCTTCCTGCATGGCGATTTCCACTGGGCTGTGCTTGCAGTGTGCCTGCTGGCCTTCTGGGTGATCCTGGCGGGCGCGCGCGACATTCTCGACAAGACCCGGCACAAGGGCCTGCTCAAGGGGCTGACGGCCTTGGGCCGCAGTTACTGGGGCATGCAGATCGCCCACCTGGGTTTTGCCGTCTGCGCCGTCGGTGTCGTGCTGACCAGCCTGGGCAGCTATGAGCGCGATCTGCGCATGGCGCCGGGCGACTCGGTGGAGCTGGGTGGCTATCGTTTCCAGTTCGACGGTGCGGTGCACCACGAAGGTCCCAACTTCACGTCGGACAAGGGCACGGTGCGCGTGTTCGACGGCGAGCGGCAGATCAAGGTGCTGCACCCGGAGAAGCGTCTGTACACCGTGCAACAGACCACCATGACCGAAGCCGGTATCGATGCCGGCTTCACCCGCGATCTGTTCGTCGCCCTGGGTGAGCCGCTGGAGCAGGGTGCCTGGGCCGTGCGCATCCACATCAAGCCCTTCGTCCGCTGGATCTGGCTGGGTGGTTTGCTGATGGCGCTGGGCGGCTTCCTGGCTGCCGCTGACAAGCGCTACCGGATCAAGGTGCGTACCCGCGTGCGGGAAGCCTTGAGTATGCAGGAGGCCAGCGCATGA
- a CDS encoding DsbE family thiol:disulfide interchange protein: MRRLLLLMPLLAFLAIAVFLYRGLFLDPSELPSALIGKPFPAFSLPALDDPERTLSEADIKGRPALVNVWATWCPACRHEHPVLNKLAEAGVVIHGVNYKDQREPAQKWLRDLHNPYQLNIEDAKGSLGLDLGVYGAPETFFVDAKGIIRHKFVGTIDERIWRETLAPIYQQLVDEAQP; encoded by the coding sequence ATGAGACGTTTGCTGCTACTGATGCCGCTGCTGGCCTTTCTGGCGATTGCCGTATTCCTCTATCGCGGCCTGTTCCTCGACCCGTCCGAGTTGCCCTCGGCGCTGATCGGCAAGCCGTTTCCGGCTTTCAGCCTGCCGGCGCTGGACGATCCCGAGCGCACCCTCAGCGAGGCTGACATCAAGGGCCGGCCTGCGCTGGTCAACGTCTGGGCCACCTGGTGCCCGGCCTGCCGTCACGAGCATCCGGTGCTGAACAAGCTGGCCGAGGCCGGCGTGGTGATCCATGGGGTCAACTACAAGGATCAGCGCGAACCTGCGCAGAAATGGCTGCGCGACCTGCACAATCCCTATCAGCTCAACATCGAGGACGCCAAGGGCAGCCTCGGTCTGGACCTGGGTGTGTACGGCGCGCCGGAAACCTTCTTCGTCGATGCCAAGGGCATTATCCGTCACAAGTTCGTCGGCACCATCGACGAGCGGATCTGGCGCGAGACGCTGGCGCCGATCTACCAGCAATTGGTTGACGAGGCCCAGCCATGA
- a CDS encoding IS5 family transposase yields MPRLLLNDEHWSKLREILLHKAIYNKRDLRMTVEGMLYRMRTGCPWRDLPKAFGNWNKVYKRFNAWSAAGKWFKVFKMLVAEPDMEWVFIDGSYAKAHQHSAGAASANDEAIGKSRAGNTSKIHLAVDAHGLPIEFEITGGQINDCTQAPALISKLPAAETIVADKGYDSERIREQVERQGAKAVIPRKRNSVKGNANLDKGLYRNRHLVENAFARLKHYRAVASRFDKLKRNYESVVAMACAFLWLPM; encoded by the coding sequence ATGCCCCGATTACTACTCAACGACGAGCATTGGTCGAAGCTGCGGGAAATTCTCCTGCACAAGGCCATCTACAACAAGCGTGATCTACGAATGACCGTGGAGGGCATGCTGTACCGCATGCGCACGGGATGTCCCTGGAGAGACCTGCCCAAGGCGTTTGGTAACTGGAATAAGGTCTACAAACGCTTCAACGCATGGTCTGCTGCCGGCAAATGGTTCAAGGTCTTCAAGATGCTGGTGGCGGAGCCCGACATGGAGTGGGTGTTCATTGATGGCAGCTATGCCAAGGCTCACCAGCACAGCGCAGGTGCTGCCAGCGCAAACGATGAAGCGATAGGGAAAAGCCGAGCCGGCAATACCAGCAAGATTCATCTGGCGGTGGACGCCCATGGCTTGCCCATCGAGTTTGAAATCACGGGAGGCCAAATCAATGACTGCACTCAGGCACCTGCATTGATTTCCAAGCTCCCAGCGGCAGAAACCATCGTTGCGGATAAGGGCTATGACAGCGAGAGAATCCGAGAGCAAGTTGAGCGACAAGGGGCCAAGGCCGTGATCCCGAGAAAGCGTAACTCTGTGAAAGGCAACGCGAATCTGGACAAAGGCCTGTACCGCAATCGCCACCTGGTGGAAAACGCTTTCGCCAGGCTGAAGCACTACCGGGCGGTGGCCTCTCGATTCGACAAGCTCAAGAGAAATTACGAGAGCGTGGTGGCCATGGCCTGCGCCTTCCTATGGTTGCCCATGTAA
- a CDS encoding cytochrome c-type biogenesis protein, whose product MKRLLIFASLALGLLASAHAAIDTFEFANDAERQRYRNLIEELRCPKCQNQNIADSDAPIATDLRNEIFRMLEEGKSNDEIIDFLVSRYGDFVLYKPPLTSRTLLLWYGPAGMLVIGFGVLGVILIRRRSQNKDRLAAGLSLDEQTRLAALLEQNSQDNKDR is encoded by the coding sequence ATGAAGCGTCTGTTGATTTTTGCCAGTTTGGCACTGGGGCTGTTGGCCAGTGCGCATGCCGCCATCGATACCTTTGAGTTCGCCAACGACGCCGAGCGTCAGCGCTATCGCAATCTGATCGAAGAGCTGCGCTGCCCGAAGTGCCAGAACCAGAACATCGCCGACTCCGATGCGCCGATCGCCACGGACCTGCGCAATGAGATCTTCCGCATGCTCGAAGAGGGCAAGAGCAACGACGAGATCATCGATTTCCTGGTTTCCCGCTATGGTGATTTCGTCCTCTACAAACCACCGCTGACCAGCCGCACGCTGCTGCTCTGGTACGGCCCGGCCGGCATGTTGGTAATCGGCTTCGGCGTGCTTGGCGTGATCCTCATTCGCCGCCGCAGCCAGAACAAGGACCGTTTAGCCGCAGGCCTCTCCCTTGATGAGCAGACGCGCCTCGCCGCATTGCTCGAGCAAAACTCTCAGGACAACAAAGACCGATGA
- the ccmI gene encoding c-type cytochrome biogenesis protein CcmI, translating into MIDFWLPAGLLLLTALAFLLIPVLRIRKLQAEEDRTALNVTLYQERLQELEAQRQAGVLDDAQMEAGRAEAARELLDDTEGVQRRSSVLGGKIPLISALLVPVLGVALYLHWGAADDVVQARQLAAAQPQSIEEMTARLEQTVQQQPDSAEAWYFLGRTYMAQERAADAAKAFGRAVDVAGRAPELLGQWAQALYFAEGKQWNERLQALTDEALQADPEEVTSLGLLGIAAYESQRYADAVRYWERLVAVLPEQDPSRAAIAGGIERARQQMAEGEQPSAAAEPDAKVQVLQVSVSLAPEVQQNVQPDDAVFIFARALSGPPMPLAVKRLKVSDLPAQVSLSDVDAMMPQLKISQFDQVQLVARISRAGNATQGEWIGQSGPVANTATDVQTLLIDSRDGQVQ; encoded by the coding sequence ATGATCGATTTCTGGTTGCCCGCCGGGCTGCTGTTGCTGACTGCCCTGGCGTTTCTACTGATTCCCGTGCTGCGCATTCGCAAGCTGCAGGCTGAAGAAGACCGTACCGCTCTGAATGTCACGCTCTATCAGGAGCGTCTGCAGGAGCTCGAAGCCCAGCGCCAGGCTGGCGTGCTTGACGATGCACAGATGGAGGCCGGCCGCGCCGAGGCTGCGCGCGAACTACTGGATGACACTGAAGGTGTGCAGCGTCGCAGCAGCGTACTTGGCGGCAAGATTCCGCTGATTTCGGCGCTGCTGGTGCCGGTACTTGGCGTGGCTCTGTACCTGCACTGGGGCGCTGCCGATGACGTTGTGCAGGCGCGCCAACTGGCCGCTGCGCAGCCGCAGAGCATCGAGGAGATGACTGCGCGCCTGGAGCAGACCGTGCAGCAGCAGCCGGACTCCGCCGAGGCCTGGTATTTCCTCGGTCGTACCTACATGGCGCAGGAGCGTGCCGCAGATGCTGCCAAGGCCTTCGGGCGTGCCGTGGACGTCGCCGGACGTGCGCCGGAGCTGCTCGGTCAATGGGCGCAGGCGCTGTATTTCGCCGAAGGCAAACAGTGGAACGAGCGACTGCAGGCGCTTACCGACGAAGCGCTGCAGGCTGATCCGGAAGAGGTCACCAGTCTCGGTCTGCTGGGTATCGCTGCCTACGAAAGTCAGCGCTATGCCGATGCCGTGCGCTACTGGGAGCGTCTGGTCGCCGTGTTGCCGGAGCAGGACCCGTCCCGTGCGGCCATCGCCGGTGGTATCGAACGTGCCCGCCAGCAGATGGCTGAGGGCGAGCAGCCCAGCGCTGCAGCCGAGCCGGACGCCAAGGTTCAGGTGCTGCAGGTCAGCGTATCGCTGGCGCCCGAGGTGCAGCAGAATGTGCAGCCGGACGATGCCGTGTTCATCTTTGCCCGTGCCCTCAGTGGCCCACCGATGCCGTTGGCGGTCAAGCGCCTGAAGGTTTCCGACCTGCCGGCGCAAGTCAGCCTGTCGGATGTGGACGCGATGATGCCACAGCTGAAAATCTCCCAATTCGATCAGGTGCAACTGGTGGCGCGTATATCGCGCGCCGGCAATGCCACTCAGGGTGAGTGGATCGGCCAGAGCGGTCCTGTAGCCAACACGGCCACTGACGTACAGACGCTACTGATCGACAGCCGTGACGGGCAGGTCCAGTGA
- a CDS encoding helix-turn-helix domain-containing protein produces MRQELAATVGKIIARHRAAMGITQEQLSLALDVDPITISRFERGVSLPSLLTIQRLCEIFGVSFSQFFAESAEPQTSNGESAALLAMLETLSGEEREFAVETVMRFCRLQGRQKRQ; encoded by the coding sequence GTGCGCCAGGAACTCGCAGCAACAGTCGGAAAGATCATCGCCCGCCACCGCGCCGCCATGGGTATCACGCAGGAACAGCTGTCACTGGCACTGGATGTTGATCCGATCACCATCTCCCGCTTCGAGCGCGGCGTCAGCCTGCCCTCGCTGCTCACCATCCAGCGCCTGTGCGAGATCTTCGGCGTGTCCTTCAGCCAGTTCTTCGCCGAAAGCGCCGAACCGCAGACGAGCAATGGCGAGTCCGCCGCCCTGCTGGCCATGCTCGAGACCCTGTCCGGGGAGGAGCGGGAGTTCGCGGTGGAAACGGTCATGCGCTTCTGCCGCCTGCAGGGCAGGCAGAAGCGTCAATAG